Proteins encoded within one genomic window of Amycolatopsis nigrescens CSC17Ta-90:
- a CDS encoding M16 family metallopeptidase gives MASKVPGYEQPVGSTRTLESTSDGAVVKRSVLAGGLRVITEHVPASRSATIGLWVGVGSRDEPSTVAGAAHYLEHLLFKGTANRGATQIAQEIDAVGGEFNAFTAKEHTCYYAQVIDQDLPLAVDLVTDVVFEALCTDSDVDTERSVVLEEIAMRDDDPEDLLHETFVSAILGKHPLGLPVLGTEESIVGMSATALRGFYKRRYTLPRMVLAVAGNIEHAQVLRLVRKALRDRLSGSAVPVPPRRGRARIPLDRKLVLHTDDTEQAHVMLGLRALSRHDERRYTLSVLNAALGGGMSSRLFQEVRERRGLAYQVYSSTASYADTGHMAVYAGCQPERLGEVAGVLREVLGQVAEDGLTDAEVARAKGQLRGGLVLGMEDSASRMSRIGKQELNYGDYRGIEDTVARIDAVTTEEVCLLARGLLRGSGGVSAAAVVGPYAHDDDLPDDLHRVIEEQG, from the coding sequence ATGGCGAGCAAGGTTCCGGGATACGAGCAACCCGTAGGCAGCACCAGGACGCTGGAGTCCACTTCGGACGGTGCGGTGGTCAAGCGCAGCGTGCTGGCGGGCGGGCTGCGGGTGATCACCGAGCACGTGCCGGCGTCCAGGTCCGCGACGATCGGGCTGTGGGTAGGCGTCGGCTCCCGTGACGAGCCGTCCACAGTGGCCGGTGCCGCGCACTACCTGGAGCACCTGCTGTTCAAGGGCACCGCGAACCGCGGCGCCACCCAGATCGCGCAGGAGATCGACGCGGTCGGCGGCGAGTTCAACGCCTTCACCGCGAAGGAGCACACCTGCTACTACGCGCAGGTGATCGACCAGGACCTGCCGCTGGCGGTGGACCTGGTGACCGACGTGGTGTTCGAGGCGCTCTGCACGGACTCCGATGTGGACACCGAGCGCAGCGTGGTGCTGGAAGAGATCGCGATGCGCGACGACGACCCGGAGGACCTGCTGCACGAGACCTTCGTCAGCGCGATCCTCGGCAAGCACCCGCTCGGCCTGCCGGTGCTGGGCACCGAGGAGTCCATCGTGGGCATGTCCGCGACCGCGCTGCGCGGGTTCTACAAGCGCCGCTACACGCTGCCCCGGATGGTGCTCGCGGTGGCCGGCAACATCGAGCACGCCCAGGTGCTTCGCTTGGTGCGCAAGGCTTTGCGCGACCGGCTGAGCGGATCGGCGGTGCCGGTGCCGCCGCGGCGCGGCCGGGCAAGGATTCCGCTGGACCGCAAGCTGGTGCTGCACACCGACGACACCGAGCAGGCGCACGTGATGCTCGGCCTGCGGGCGCTGTCCCGGCACGACGAACGCCGCTACACCCTCAGCGTGCTCAACGCCGCGCTCGGCGGCGGGATGAGCTCACGGCTGTTCCAGGAGGTCCGCGAGCGCCGCGGGCTGGCCTACCAGGTGTACTCGTCCACGGCAAGCTACGCCGACACCGGGCACATGGCGGTGTACGCCGGCTGCCAGCCGGAGCGGCTCGGCGAGGTGGCCGGGGTGCTGCGCGAGGTGCTCGGCCAGGTCGCCGAGGACGGCCTCACCGACGCCGAGGTGGCCAGGGCCAAGGGGCAGCTGCGCGGCGGCCTGGTGCTCGGCATGGAGGACAGCGCGTCCCGGATGTCCCGGATCGGCAAGCAGGAGCTGAACTACGGCGACTACCGGGGCATCGAGGACACCGTGGCGCGGATCGACGCGGTCACCACCGAGGAGGTCTGCCTGCTCGCCCGCGGACTGCTGCGGGGTTCCGGCGGGGTCTCCGCGGCCGCCGTCGTCGGCCCGTACGCTCACGACGACGATCTGCCGGACGACCTGCACAGGGTCATCGAAGAACAGGGGTGA
- the rpsO gene encoding 30S ribosomal protein S15 has protein sequence MALSTDEKKSILTEYGVHDSDTGSPEAQVALLTKRIVGLTEHLKVHKHDHHSRRGLLLLVGRRRRLLNYVMKVDIERYRSLIQRLGLRR, from the coding sequence GTGGCACTGTCCACTGACGAGAAGAAGTCGATCCTGACCGAGTACGGCGTGCACGACTCGGACACCGGATCCCCCGAGGCCCAGGTCGCCCTGCTGACCAAGCGGATCGTGGGCCTCACCGAGCACCTCAAGGTGCACAAGCACGACCACCACTCCCGTCGCGGTCTGTTGCTGCTGGTCGGCCGTCGCCGCCGGTTGCTCAACTACGTGATGAAGGTGGACATCGAGCGGTACCGGTCGCTGATCCAGCGACTCGGCCTGCGCCGATGA
- a CDS encoding polyribonucleotide nucleotidyltransferase: MTDSNGVTVHETEAVLDNGRFGTRTVRFETGRLAKQAAGSVVAYLDEETMLLSATTASKHPKEHFDFFPLTVDVEERMYAAGRIPGAFFRREGRPSTDAILTCRLIDRPLRPSFADGLRNEIQVVITVQSLNPEDPYDVLAINAASASTQISGLPFSGPIGGVRVALIEDQWVAFPTWKQLESATFNMVVAGRIVGDDVAIMMVEAEGTENTLDLIAAGSKAPDEQAVADGLEAAKPFIKVLCEAQRELADVAAKPTAEFPVFLAYQPDAFDAVAAIATDDLAKALAIAGKQDRDNATDEVKASVLAKVGVGEGEAFEGREKEIGAAFKALSKKVMRERVLRDKIRMDGRGLTDIRSLGAEVSVIPRAHGSALFERGETQILGVTTLNMLRMEQQIDSLSPETTKRYLHHYNFPPFSTGETGRVGSPKRREIGHGMLAERALVPVLPKRDEFPYAIRQVSEALGSNGSTSMGSVCASTMALLNAGVPLKAPVAGIAMGLISDEVDGETRYVALTDILGAEDAMGDMDFKVAGTKNVVTALQLDTKLDGIPSEVLAAALKQAKDARLTILDVISEAIDEPDEMSPFAPRVTSVKIPVDKIGEVIGPKGKMINSITEETGADISIEDDGTIYVGAADGPSAEAAIDKINAIANPQLPKVGERFLGTVVKTAAFGAFVSLLPGKDGLVHISKLGNGKRIGKVEDVVNVGDKLRVEIADIDNRGKISLIVVQDDEEKAAEPAAAAEKADA, from the coding sequence ATGACCGACTCCAACGGAGTCACCGTGCACGAAACCGAAGCCGTGCTCGACAACGGCCGGTTCGGCACCCGTACGGTCCGGTTCGAGACCGGCAGGCTGGCCAAGCAGGCCGCCGGCTCGGTCGTCGCCTACCTGGACGAAGAGACCATGCTGCTTTCGGCGACCACCGCGTCGAAGCACCCGAAGGAGCACTTCGACTTCTTCCCGCTGACCGTGGACGTCGAGGAGCGGATGTACGCCGCCGGGCGCATCCCGGGCGCGTTCTTCCGCCGCGAGGGCCGCCCCTCCACCGACGCGATCCTGACCTGCCGGCTGATCGACCGGCCGCTGCGCCCGTCGTTCGCCGACGGCCTGCGCAACGAGATCCAGGTCGTCATCACGGTGCAGAGCCTGAACCCGGAAGACCCCTACGACGTGCTGGCCATCAACGCGGCCTCCGCGTCCACGCAGATCTCCGGCCTGCCGTTCTCCGGCCCGATCGGCGGCGTCCGCGTCGCGCTGATCGAGGACCAGTGGGTGGCGTTCCCGACCTGGAAGCAGCTGGAGAGCGCGACCTTCAACATGGTCGTGGCCGGGCGGATCGTCGGGGATGACGTCGCCATCATGATGGTCGAGGCCGAGGGCACCGAGAACACCCTGGACCTGATCGCCGCCGGTTCGAAGGCGCCGGACGAGCAGGCCGTCGCCGACGGTCTCGAGGCCGCCAAGCCGTTCATCAAGGTGCTCTGCGAGGCCCAGCGCGAGCTGGCCGACGTGGCCGCCAAGCCGACCGCCGAGTTCCCGGTGTTCCTGGCCTACCAGCCGGACGCCTTCGACGCGGTGGCCGCGATCGCGACCGACGACCTGGCCAAGGCGCTGGCCATCGCCGGCAAGCAGGACCGCGACAACGCCACCGACGAGGTCAAGGCCTCGGTGCTGGCGAAGGTCGGCGTCGGTGAGGGCGAAGCCTTCGAAGGCCGGGAGAAGGAGATCGGTGCCGCGTTCAAGGCGCTGAGCAAGAAGGTCATGCGTGAGCGCGTCCTGCGCGACAAGATCCGCATGGACGGCCGGGGCCTGACCGACATCCGCTCCCTCGGCGCCGAGGTCTCGGTGATCCCGCGGGCGCACGGCTCCGCGCTGTTCGAGCGCGGCGAGACCCAGATCCTTGGCGTCACCACGCTGAACATGCTGCGGATGGAGCAGCAGATCGACTCGCTGTCCCCGGAGACCACGAAGCGGTACCTGCACCACTACAACTTCCCGCCCTTCTCCACCGGTGAGACCGGCCGCGTCGGTTCGCCGAAGCGGCGGGAGATCGGCCACGGCATGCTCGCCGAGCGCGCGCTGGTGCCGGTGCTGCCGAAGCGGGACGAGTTCCCCTACGCCATCCGTCAGGTGTCGGAGGCGCTGGGCTCCAACGGTTCCACGTCGATGGGCTCGGTCTGCGCGTCCACCATGGCGCTGCTCAACGCCGGCGTGCCGCTGAAGGCGCCGGTGGCCGGCATCGCGATGGGCCTGATCTCCGACGAGGTCGACGGTGAGACGCGCTACGTCGCGCTGACCGACATCCTCGGTGCCGAGGACGCCATGGGCGACATGGACTTCAAGGTCGCCGGTACCAAGAACGTGGTCACCGCGCTGCAGCTGGACACCAAGCTGGACGGGATCCCGTCCGAGGTGCTGGCCGCCGCGCTGAAGCAGGCGAAGGACGCCCGGCTGACCATTCTGGACGTGATCTCCGAGGCGATCGACGAGCCGGACGAGATGAGCCCGTTCGCGCCGCGCGTCACCAGCGTGAAGATCCCGGTCGACAAGATCGGCGAGGTGATCGGGCCGAAGGGCAAGATGATCAACTCGATCACCGAGGAGACCGGCGCCGACATCTCCATCGAGGACGACGGCACGATCTACGTCGGTGCCGCGGACGGCCCGTCCGCGGAGGCCGCGATCGACAAGATCAACGCGATCGCGAACCCGCAGCTGCCCAAGGTCGGCGAGCGGTTCCTCGGCACCGTGGTGAAGACGGCCGCGTTCGGCGCGTTCGTTTCGCTGCTGCCGGGCAAGGACGGCCTGGTGCACATCTCCAAGCTGGGCAACGGCAAGCGCATCGGCAAGGTCGAGGACGTGGTGAACGTCGGCGACAAGCTGCGCGTGGAGATCGCGGACATCGACAACCGGGGCAAGATCAGCCTGATCGTCGTCCAGGACGACGAGGAGAAGGCCGCCGAGCCGGCGGCCGCCGCCGAGAAGGCCGACGCCTGA
- the thpR gene encoding RNA 2',3'-cyclic phosphodiesterase: MRLFSALLPPAGAVGELRDELVRLGAGGDGLRWEPAARWHLTLGFYGEDDLGERLDWLGARLAGCAAPTVRLAGAGTFPGVLWAGVDAEGLAALAGRVAPVGMDRPYRPHLTLARASAGVPEHWPERLAGFRGGPWTATEAVLMSSERGAGGVEYTVVGRWSLGVEHGR; encoded by the coding sequence ATGCGGCTGTTCAGCGCGCTGCTGCCGCCGGCCGGGGCGGTCGGCGAACTGCGCGACGAGCTGGTCCGGCTCGGCGCCGGCGGGGACGGCCTGCGCTGGGAGCCCGCCGCGCGCTGGCACCTCACGCTCGGTTTCTACGGCGAGGACGACCTCGGCGAACGACTGGACTGGCTGGGTGCGCGACTGGCCGGCTGCGCGGCACCGACCGTCCGGCTGGCCGGGGCCGGCACCTTTCCCGGCGTACTCTGGGCAGGGGTGGACGCCGAGGGCCTTGCCGCGTTGGCAGGGCGCGTCGCACCGGTCGGAATGGACCGGCCGTATCGGCCGCATCTGACCCTCGCCAGGGCGAGCGCCGGAGTGCCCGAGCACTGGCCGGAGCGGCTTGCCGGGTTCCGCGGCGGTCCGTGGACCGCCACCGAAGCGGTGCTGATGTCCAGCGAGCGAGGCGCCGGCGGGGTCGAATACACCGTGGTCGGGCGTTGGTCACTGGGCGTCGAACACGGCAGGTGA
- the dapB gene encoding 4-hydroxy-tetrahydrodipicolinate reductase — protein sequence MSESSARGEDNPIRVGVLGARGRMGAQVVKAVEASSDMEVVAMVDAGDWMFEIADAQAEVIVDFTHPDVVMDNLRFAVDQNMHAVVGTTGFAQSRLDTLREWLEPKPELGVLVAPNFALGAVLAMRFAQQAAKFYQSAEIIELHHNRKADAPSGTAAHTAKLIAQARAEAGVSPGTDATTSELDGARGALVDGVPVHSVRLPGLVAHEEILFGAEGETLTIRHDSMDRTSFMPGVLLGVRSVLRQPGLTVGLENVLRL from the coding sequence ATGAGCGAGTCCAGCGCGCGTGGTGAGGACAACCCGATCCGGGTCGGCGTGCTCGGTGCCCGCGGCCGGATGGGCGCCCAGGTGGTGAAGGCGGTGGAGGCCAGCTCCGACATGGAGGTGGTGGCCATGGTGGACGCCGGCGACTGGATGTTCGAGATCGCCGACGCGCAGGCCGAGGTGATCGTCGACTTCACCCACCCGGACGTGGTGATGGACAACCTGCGGTTCGCGGTGGACCAGAACATGCACGCCGTGGTGGGCACCACCGGGTTCGCGCAGAGCCGGCTCGACACCCTGCGCGAGTGGCTCGAGCCGAAGCCCGAGCTCGGTGTGCTGGTGGCGCCCAACTTCGCCCTCGGCGCGGTGCTCGCGATGCGCTTCGCCCAGCAGGCGGCCAAGTTCTACCAGTCGGCCGAGATCATCGAGCTGCACCACAACCGCAAGGCGGACGCACCGTCTGGCACCGCCGCGCACACCGCGAAGCTGATCGCGCAGGCCCGTGCCGAGGCCGGGGTCAGCCCGGGCACGGACGCGACCACCTCGGAGCTCGACGGTGCCCGCGGCGCGCTGGTCGACGGCGTTCCGGTGCACTCGGTCCGGTTGCCCGGCTTGGTCGCACACGAGGAGATCCTGTTCGGCGCCGAGGGCGAGACGCTGACCATCCGGCACGACTCGATGGACCGCACCTCGTTCATGCCGGGCGTGCTGCTCGGGGTCCGCTCGGTGCTGCGGCAGCCGGGGCTGACCGTCGGCCTGGAGAACGTGCTGCGGTTATGA
- a CDS encoding tetratricopeptide repeat protein gives MRSRNVALVLTAALGVYLVLLAGRAIALLSTGEPFPVLLGVGVLLLPLLGVWIVVTTWRSGARIQRLARRLDEEGGLPDTADLPRMPSGRVDRKAADSWFDARRAELDEHPDDWRYWYRLAYAYDIAGDRRRARETMRKAVELAETG, from the coding sequence ATGAGGTCCCGCAACGTCGCGCTGGTGCTGACCGCCGCACTCGGGGTCTACCTGGTGCTGCTCGCCGGTCGCGCGATTGCGTTGCTGAGCACCGGTGAACCGTTCCCGGTCCTGCTCGGGGTCGGGGTGCTGCTGCTGCCGCTGCTCGGCGTGTGGATCGTGGTGACCACCTGGCGCTCGGGCGCCAGGATCCAGCGGCTGGCCCGCCGGCTCGACGAGGAGGGCGGGCTGCCGGACACCGCGGACCTGCCGCGGATGCCGTCGGGCCGGGTGGACCGCAAGGCCGCCGACTCCTGGTTCGACGCCCGGCGCGCCGAGCTCGACGAGCATCCGGACGACTGGCGGTACTGGTACCGCCTGGCCTACGCCTACGACATCGCCGGTGACCGGCGCCGGGCCAGGGAGACCATGCGCAAGGCCGTCGAGCTGGCCGAAACCGGCTAA
- a CDS encoding helix-turn-helix domain-containing protein encodes MEDHKIVQRNIALQKQWYGEPLGDRVRRLVVAFDVSQAFLAEVLGISAPMLSQVMSGRRAKIGNPVVLAKMIMLERKCLTPAVAAGHKEALLAALEDVRDARPTVGRDNFPVADGHTDQADQAVLATLREIAEEEDLGAAAKRLEDDFPVVADLLRRAATAS; translated from the coding sequence GTGGAGGACCACAAGATCGTCCAGCGCAACATCGCCCTGCAGAAACAATGGTACGGCGAGCCGCTCGGAGACAGGGTCCGCCGGCTCGTGGTGGCTTTCGACGTCTCACAGGCCTTCCTCGCCGAGGTGCTCGGCATCAGCGCCCCGATGCTCAGCCAGGTGATGAGCGGCCGCCGGGCCAAGATCGGCAACCCGGTCGTGCTGGCCAAGATGATCATGCTCGAGCGCAAGTGCCTCACCCCGGCGGTGGCCGCCGGGCACAAGGAGGCCCTGCTGGCCGCGCTGGAGGACGTGCGCGACGCCCGGCCGACGGTGGGCCGCGACAACTTCCCGGTGGCTGATGGCCACACCGACCAGGCCGACCAGGCCGTGCTGGCCACCCTGCGCGAGATCGCCGAAGAGGAAGATCTCGGTGCGGCCGCCAAGCGGCTGGAGGACGACTTCCCGGTGGTCGCCGACCTGCTTCGCCGGGCGGCCACGGCGTCCTGA